Proteins encoded together in one Musa acuminata AAA Group cultivar baxijiao chromosome BXJ3-6, Cavendish_Baxijiao_AAA, whole genome shotgun sequence window:
- the LOC103988575 gene encoding translocase of chloroplast 101, chloroplastic-like, protein MDSAADPVSLSAARGPKFLPISPPGSLLIRAPLTSEENDSPLASDTSEEEQEGFETASDLEEESINSALATAALLTPKGDGLSRSASMPIKARVTRDDDPDVVALVDELEDEDDDEDDFYGIAKVAVSSQVPTLVDKGEDLMGEQRAGTSLETHVSRATEGDFLPDSLEIVSDENPKTEDSSKNGNLAAEEQKTVENPIPQSTEEKPVEDEDAVDGTLDKYGEHTVSDPQEEKDGNLVEELGETASPDIRAIAELKRVEDESEAADVEEEGETNKSCTKEGGLNIEEAKSDTTDELKMGTDGSGDSSQNINQSSVPNAHTPEEKSVGSYSAEDIQMSEGSWEKLDQLNDNIGHAKRCVSLTGGSEVVDDKAAEDSADGVDSANANVILSPIHELGDEKPKVELNQSANDSEVNNNEPVPELLSDGDNSISVQDKQSPFIIEEKSKGNKNKGDTFETSGVTEDNNDQQLNSVSEPELTEGGDFADHEQNLCQEKAKEDEENLGSDEPSKVAMVASLEGAKEMRKELDEDSSTTGLHSVLHSSKDIDDQIILDSDEEVLTYKDDEGNEMIDSDALVALLKAASSSTADGGPKVTSQDANRIFSVDRPAGLGSSIPSLKPAPPRHTNPSILSPSELTVTADHDDQITEEQKKLHEKVELIKVKFLRLVYRLGHSPEDTVAAQVLYRLSLAEGIRSRQQINRAFSLESAKKKALQLEQDDTEGLDFCCNILVLGKSGVGKSATINSIFGEEKSQTNAFEPATTSIKEIVGTVGGVKIRVIDTPGLRASGMDQASSRRILTSIKKYTRRCPPDIVLYVDRMDTLTRDQNDLPLLRTITSTLGSSIWFNAIVALTHAASAPPDGPSGSPLSYEVFVAQRSHAVQQSIRLAAGDMRLMNPVALVENHATCRRNRDGQKVLPNGQSWRPQMLLLCYSSKILSEANSLLKLQDPSPGKLFGGFRLRAPPLPFLLSSLMQSRPHPKLPADQGGENEDSDMDLDNLSDADQGEEDDEYDQLPPFKPLKKSQIAKLTKEQRRAYLDEYDYRVKLLQKKQWKEELRRLRQMKNQQKVSQDDFGHADTVEDFDQDNAPATIPVPLPDMVLPPSFDCDAPTYRYRFLEPTSQFLARPVLDTHGWDHDCGFDGVSLEEGLAVAGRFPAVLSAQVTKDKKEFSIHLDSSISAKHGENGSTLSGFDIQAVGKQFAYTLRGETKFKTSKKNRSTGGISITFLGETVATGLKFEDQLSIGKQVNLHVSTGAVRAQGDTAHGANLEVRLRDKDYPISQTLSTLGLSLIRAHGNLAVGANLQSQFSISRSSKMSVRVGLNNKQTGQITVRTSTSEQLQFALVGIIPIAISIFRSMRSGESSTY, encoded by the coding sequence ATGGACTCCGCGGCCGACCCTGTCTCCCTTTCCGCGGCAAGGGGCCCCAAGTTCCTGCCTATTTCTCCTCCGGGTTCGCTTCTCATCCGCGCCCCACTTACCTCCGAGGAGAACGACTCGCCCCTGGCCTCCGATACCAGCGAGGAGGAGCAAGAGGGGTTTGAGACCGCCTCCGACCTCGAGGAGGAGAGCATCAACTCGGCCCTTGCCACGGCCGCGCTACTTACACCTAAAGGGGACGGCTTGTCGAGGAGCGCCTCGATGCCGATAAAAGCTCGGGTCACTCGGGACGATGACCCCGATGTCGTGGCCCTTGTGGACGAGCTGGAAGATGAGGATGACGACGAGGATGACTTCTACGGCATCGCCAAGGTTGCAGTGTCCAGTCAAGTTCCGACCTTGGTGGATAAAGGTGAGGACTTGATGGGTGAACAGAGAGCTGGGACCTCGTTGGAGACTCATGTTTCTCGGGCCACAGAAGGTGATTTCCTACCTGATAGCTTGGAAATAGTGTCCGATGAGAACCCTAAGACGGAGGATAGTTCAAAAAATGGTAATTTGGCGGCTGAGGAGCAAAAAACTGTGGAGAATCCCATCCCGCAAAGCACCGAAGAAAAACCAGTAGAGGATGAGGATGCTGTCGATGGAACGTTGGACAAATATGGAGAGCATACAGTTTCTGATCCTCAAGAGGAGAAAGATGGGAACTTGGTCGAAGAACTGGGAGAAACTGCCAGCCCTGATATTAGAGCTATAGCTGAGTTGAAGAGAGTGGAGGATGAGTCTGAGGCCGCTGAcgtagaagaagagggagaaaccaACAAGTCCTGTACAAAGGAAGGGGGCTTGAACATTGAAGAAGCCAAATCTGACACCACAGACGAGTTAAAAATGGGCACTGATGGGAGTGGTGATTCCAGTCAAAATATCAATCAATCGAGTGTTCCTAATGCTCATACACCAGAAGAGAAGTCTGTTGGGAGTTATTCTGCCGAGGACATTCAGATGTCTGAAGGTTCCTGGGAGAAACTTGATCAATTGAATGACAATATTGGCCATGCTAAAAGATGTGTCTCACTGACTGGAGGTTCTGAAGTAGTTGATGATAAGGCAGCTGAGGATTCTGCTGACGGTGTTGATTCTGCAAATGCGAATGTAATCCTGTCACCTATTCATGAGCTAGGGGATGAGAAACCAAAGGTTGAACTAAATCAATCCGCAAATGATTCTGAGGTAAATAATAATGAGCCTGTGCCTGAGTTGCTTTCAGATGGTGATAATTCAATATCAGTTCAAGATAAGCAATCTCCATTTATCATTGAGGAGAAATCTAAGGGCAACAAGAACAAAGGAGATACATTTGAGACTTCTGGTGTGACTGAAGACAACAATGATCAACAATTGAATTCAGTTTCGGAACCAGAACTGACTGAGGGTGGTGATTTTGCTGATCATGAACAAAACCTTTGTCAGGAGAAAGCAAAGGAGGATGAAGAAAACTTGGGTTCCGATGAACCTTCTAAGGTGGCTATGGTGGCAAGCTTGGAGGGTGCCAAAGAGATGAGAAAGGAATTGGATGAAGACTCTTCCACTACTGGTCTCCATTCAGTTTTACATAGCTCAAAGGATATAGATGACCAGATTATCTTGGATTCAGATGAAGAGGTGTTGACTTACAAGGATGATGAAGGGAATGAAATGATCGATTCTGATGCATTGGTTGCACTGCTGAAAGCGGCAAGTAGTTCTACTGCTGATGGAGGTCCCAAAGTCACTTCTCAAGATGCTAACAGAATCTTCTCGGTTGACCGTCCAGCTGGTTTGGGGTCCTCAATCCCATCTCTGAAACCTGCACCTCCCCGTCATACCAACCCAAGCATTCTTAGCCCTTCCGAACTGACTGTAACAGCAGATCATGATGATCAGATAACCGAGGAACAAAAAAAGTTGCATGAGAAGGTTGAACTGATCAAAGTGAAGTTTCTACGCCTTGTTTATAGGTTGGGGCATTCACCTGAAGACACGGTGGCTGCCCAGGTGCTATATCGTCTGAGTCTTGCCGAAGGTATTCGTAGCAGACAGCAAATCAATCGGGCTTTCAGTCTTGAGAgtgcaaagaagaaggcattgcaGCTAGAACAGGATGATACTGAAGGTTTGGACTTCTGTTGTAACATTTTAGTCCTTGGGAAAAGTGGAGTGGGCAAGAGTGCAACTATAAATTCTATTTTTGGTGAGGAGAAGTCACAAACCAATGCATTCGAACCAGCAACAACTTCTATCAAAGAGATTGTTGGAACCGTAGGTGGGGTCAAGATCCGTGTCATAGATACGCCAGGTCTTAGAGCTTCAGGAATGGACCAAGCATCAAGCAGGAGAATCCTGACGTCTATAAAGAAGTACACAAGGAGATGCCCTCCGGACATTGTTTTGTATGTGGACCGCATGGACACACTGACCCGTGATCAGAATGATTTGCCTCTGCTAAGAACAATCACTAGCACTTTGGGTTCATCCATATGGTTCAATGCCATTGTTGCTCTCACACATGCTGCTTCTGCCCCTCCAGATGGACCAAGTGGTTCTCCCCTGAGCTATGAGGTGTTTGTGGCTCAAAGGTCTCACGCTGTTCAGCAGTCCATTAGGCTAGCAGCTGGAGACATGCGTCTGATGAATCCTGTGGCTCTTGTTGAGAACCATGCAACTTGTAGAAGGAACAGGGACGGCCAAAAAGTGCTGCCCAATGGCCAATCTTGGAGACCACAGATGCTTCTGCTTTGTTACTCCTCAAAGATATTGTCTGAAGCTAATTCTCTTCTAAAGCTTCAAGATCCTTCTCCTGGAAAGCTGTTTGGTGGTTTCCGTTTACGTGCTCCGCCACTTCCCTTCCTGCTTTCTTCGCTGATGCAGTCCAGGCCACACCCAAAACTTCCTGCCGACCAAGGTGGTGAGAACGAAGATTCTGATATGGACCTAGACAACTTATCAGATGCTGATCAAGGGGAAGAAGATGATGAATATGATCAGCTTCCACCATTTAAGCCCCTTAAGAAATCTCAGATTGCCAAGCTGACCAAGGAGCAAAGAAGAGCATATTTGGATGAGTATGATTACCGAGTTAAGCTTCTTCAGAAGAAACAGTGGAAGGAGGAGCTCAGAAGATTGAGACAAATGAAGAATCAACAGAAAGTTTCTCAGGATGATTTTGGGCATGCTGATACAGTTGAAGATTTTGATCAGGATAATGCCCCTGCAACTATACCGGTCCCTTTACCTGATATGGTCCTGCCACCTTCTTTCGACTGTGATGCTCCAACATATCGATACCGTTTTCTAGAGCCAACCTCACAGTTTCTTGCTAGGCCAGTACTGGATACGCATGGATGGGATCATGACTGTGGTTTTGATGGGGTAAGCCTTGAGGAAGGCCTCGCTGTTGCTGGCCGGTTTCCTGCTGTGTTATCTGCTCAAGTGACAAAGGACAAAAAGGAATTCAGCATTCATTTGGATTCCTCGATCTCGGCCAAGCATGGGGAAAATGGTTCCACTCTTTCTGGCTTTGATATCCAGGCAGTTGGAAAGCAATTTGCTTACACTCTGCGAGGTGAGACCAAGTTCAAGACGTCGAAGAAGAACAGAAGTACCGGAGGGATCTCCATAACTTTCTTGGGGGAAACCGTAGCCACTGGACTAAAGTTTGAAGACCAACTCTCTATTGGGAAGCAAGTGAACCTACATGTAAGCACTGGTGCTGTTCGAGCACAGGGTGATACTGCGCATGGAGCCAATCTGGAGGTACGCCTCCGTGATAAGGATTATCCCATCAGCCAAACCCTTTCAACCTTGGGTTTGTCTCTGATAAGGGCGCATGGGAATTTGGCTGTGGGTGCAAATTTGCAGTCTCAATTCTCCATCAGCAGAAGTTCAAAAATGTCAGTTCGTGTGGGACTCAACAACAAGCAGACCGGGCAGATCACTGTCAGGACGAGCACATCAGAGCAACTTCAATTTGCATTAGTGGGAATCATTCCCATTGCTATCTCTATATTCAGGAGCATGAGGTCTGGTGAGTCTTCAACTTATTAG